Proteins encoded by one window of Nicotiana tabacum cultivar K326 chromosome 10, ASM71507v2, whole genome shotgun sequence:
- the LOC107798549 gene encoding switch 2: MSWNSFKETLKPCTTIQSSFSQSSSISSYNFDTNSVNPRKPPKSSLSQQLLRLEDRSSLPQTQPPQTPNKQNHFDLKSKYEKSEEEEEEGEEEEEEKPVGFGRPKLDPLLLNQTGPYEPLVLSSSGQKPVVQVPASINCRLLEHQRAGVKFLYSLYQNNHGGVLGDDMGLGKTIQSIAFLAAVFGKDGDLPESTVSKEHPRTRGPVLIVCPSSLIHNWVNEFSKWATFSVCIYHGPNRDLMIDKLEARGVEILITSFDTYRIHGHILSDVDWEIVIIDEAHRLKNEKSKLYKACLAIKTLKRYGLTGTIMQNKLMELFNLFDWVIPGCLGTREHFREFYDEPLKHGQRSSAPDRFVRVADERKQHLVSVLHKYLLRRIKEETIGHLMLGKEDNVVFCAMSELQKRVYQRMLQLPEVRCLINKDLPCSCGSPLKQVECCRRTVPDGIIWSYLHRDNPDGCDSCPYCVVLPCLMKLQQISNHLELIKPNPRDDPDKQRKDAEFADAVFGKDIDLVGGHTQNKSFLGLSNVEHCGKMRALEKLMSSWVSQGDKILLFSYSVRMLDILEKFIIRKGYGFSRLDGSTPTGLRQSLVDDFNSSPSKQVFLISTKAGGLGLNLVSANRVVIFDPNWNPAQDLQAQDRSFRFGQRRHVVVFRLLAAGSLEELVYTRQVYKQQLSNIAVSGKMEKRYFEGVQDCKEFQGELFGICNLFRDLSDKLFTSEIIELHEKKRKEDGTHSKQDLSGMYFVPEKEITTASLVAPESSKHKEDEGTAVAPMLEHLGIVYAHRFEDIVDLGPAMMKEKKEHTVHLSNAPGQPKCSTVGKRKSDAITGKENVGTGNPIKMRKKNHFSLIACFMGMEEVQFSKWLLSATPAEREKVLKDYHKRRKDKIHDFNDNL, translated from the exons ATGTCTTGGAACAGCTTCAAGGAGACACTCAAGCCCTGCACTACAATTCAATCATCTTTCTCACAATCTTCTTCAATAAGTTCTTACAATTTCGACACAAATTCTGTAAACCCTAGAAAACCCCCTAAATCTTCTTTGTCCCAGCAACTTCTACGCCTCGAAGATCGTTCTTCTTTGCCTCAAACCCAACCACCACAAACTCCCAATAAGCAGAACCATTTTGATTTGAAAAGCAAATATGAAAAAtcagaggaggaggaagaagaaggagaagaagaagaagaagaaaagcccGTTGGGTTTGGGAGGCCCAAATTGGATCCTTTATTGCTAAATCAAACAGGACCTTACGAGCCTTTGGTTCTGTCTTCATCGGGTCAAAAGCCCGTTGTTCAG GTTCCAGCATCTATAAACTGTAGGCTTTTGGAGCATCAACGAGCAGGAGTGAAATTTTTGTATAGCTTGTATCAGAATAATCATGGAGGAGTTCTTGGAGATGATAT GGGACTTGGTAAAACCATCCAAAGCATTGCATTCTTAGCTGCTGTATTTGGTAAGGATGGAGACTTACCTGAATCAACAGTCTCGAAGGAACACCCAAGAACAAGGGGCCCTGTACTAATAGTTTGTCCCTCTTCTTTGATCCACAACTGGGTAAATGAGTTTTCCAAGTGGGCAACATTTAGTGTTTGCATTTATCACGGGCCAAACCGTGATTTAATGATTGACAAACTAGAAGCACGTGGAGTGGAGATACTTATAACCAGTTTTGATACATACAGAATCCATGGACACATTTTATCAGATGTTGATTGGGAGATTGTGATTATTGATGAGGCTCATCGGCTTAAGAATGAGAAATCAAAACTGTACAAGGCATGTTTAGCAATTAAGACCCTAAAACGTTATGGTCTTACAGGAACAATAATGCAGAATAAATTAAtggaattgttcaacctgttcgACTGGGTGATACCCGGTTGCTTGGGGACACGTGAACACTTCCGAGAATTTTACGATGAGCCCCTTAAACATGGTCAGCGATCAAGTGCTCCAGATAGATTTGTTCGAGTTGCTGATGAGCGAAAACAGCACTTAGTATCAGTTCTGCACAAATATTTGTTAAGAAGGATAAAGGAGGAAACTATTGGACATCTCATGTTGGGGAAGGAAGATAATGTTGTATTTTGTGCAATGAGTGAACTGCAAAAACGGGTTTATCAGAGAATGCTACAGTTACCTGAGGTACGATGCCTTATCAATAAGGATCTCCCTTGTAGTTGTGGAAGCCCTCTCAAGCAAGTCGAATGTTGCAGAAGGACGGTTCCAGATGGTATCATCTGGTCTTACCTTCACAGGGACAATCCAGATGGTTGTGATTCATGCCCTTATTGTGTAGTTCTTCCTTGTCTCATGAAGCTCCAGCAG ATAAGCAATCACTTGGAGCTTATCAAGCCTAATCCAAGGGATGATCCAGATAAACAGAGAAAAGATGCAGAATTTGCTGATGCTGTATTTGGTAAGGACATTGATTTGGTAGGAGGGCATACTCAGAATAAGAGTTTCTTGGGCTTAAGTAATGTTGAACATTGCGGGAAAATGAGAGCATTGGAGAAACTAATGTCCTCTTGGGTTTCACAAGGTGACAAGATTCTTCTTTTCAGCTATTCTGTAAG GATGCTGGACATACTTGAGAAATTTATTATACGCAAAGGCTATGGCTTTTCAAGGCTTGATGGTTCCACCCCAACTGGCCTGCGCCAGTCTCTAGTCGACGACTTCAACTCTAGTCCTAGCAAACAG GTGTTCCTTATATCAACAAAAGCTGGTGGACTTGGCCTTAACCTCGTTAGTGCAAATCGTGTAGTGATATTTGATCCAAATTGGAATCCTGCCCAAGATTTGCAGGCCCAGGACAGATCATTCCGATTTGGACAGAGGCGGCATGTTGTTGTTTTCCGCCTACTTGCGGCTGGTTCTCTTGAAGAACTTGTTTACACTCGTCAGGTCTACAAACAGCAGTTATCAAACATTGCTGTCTCTGGAAAAATGGAAAAACGCTATTTCGAGGGAGTTCAG GATTGTAAGGAGTTTCAAGGGGAGCTATTCGGTATCTGCAATCTTTTCAGAGATCTATCTGACAAACTCTTCACAAGTGAGATCATTGAATTacatgaaaagaagagaaaggaagATGGTACTCATTCAAAACAGGATTTGAGTGGGATGTATTTTGTTCCTGAGAAAGAAATAACTACAGCATCTTTGGTGGCACCTGAAAGCAGTAAACATAAAGAAGATGAGGGCACAGCAGTTGCTCCAATGCTTGAACACCTCG GTATTGTATATGCTCATCGGTTTGAAGACATTGTTGACCTTGGACCAGCAATGATGAAAGAGAAAaaagaacacactgtgcatctaAGTAACGCTCCAGGGCAGCCAAAGTGTTCAACCGTTGGGAAGAGGAAATCAGATGCCATAACTGGGAAGGAGAATGTAGGAACTGGCAATCCTATAAAGATGCGGAAAAAGAACCATTTTAGCCTCATTGCCTGTTTCATGGGCATGGAAGAGGTTCAGTTTAGCAAATGGCTCTTATCTGCAACTCCAGCAGAGCGTGAAAAAGTACTAAAAGATTATCATAAGAGGCGAAAGGACAAAATTCATGACTTTAATGACAACTTGTAA